One genomic window of Roseateles sp. DAIF2 includes the following:
- a CDS encoding AzlC family ABC transporter permease translates to MTSKLMALARHPEFRQGARDMMGITLGISAWGLVTGVAMVKSGLSVPLALLMSFVVFAGSSQLASLPLIASGAPMWVLWATAFCVNLRFVIFSAQWRLYFGHLPRARRLRIAYFAADLNYVAFLKRFPDPKPSPDHEPYFWGGVALNWCAWQVPSVIGILLANHVPTHWGLGFAGVLALLGLSYSLLKDRNTWVSAAVAGCAAVAAYALPLRLNIMVAIAVAVAVGLLMEKWLPETKRSAA, encoded by the coding sequence ATGACGTCGAAACTCATGGCGCTGGCGCGCCACCCGGAATTCCGCCAGGGCGCGCGCGACATGATGGGCATCACCCTGGGCATCTCGGCCTGGGGCCTGGTGACCGGGGTCGCGATGGTCAAGAGCGGGCTGTCGGTGCCGCTGGCCCTCCTGATGAGCTTCGTGGTGTTCGCCGGCAGCTCGCAGCTGGCTTCCTTGCCGCTGATCGCCTCGGGCGCGCCGATGTGGGTGCTGTGGGCCACGGCCTTCTGCGTCAACCTGCGCTTCGTGATCTTCAGCGCCCAGTGGCGCCTGTATTTCGGCCATCTGCCGCGCGCCAGGCGGCTGCGCATCGCCTACTTCGCGGCCGACCTGAATTACGTCGCCTTCCTCAAGCGTTTTCCCGACCCCAAGCCCTCGCCCGACCATGAGCCCTATTTCTGGGGTGGGGTGGCGCTCAACTGGTGCGCCTGGCAGGTGCCGTCGGTGATCGGCATCCTGCTGGCCAACCATGTGCCGACCCATTGGGGCCTGGGCTTCGCCGGCGTGCTGGCGCTGCTGGGCCTCTCGTACTCGCTGCTGAAGGACCGCAACACCTGGGTCTCGGCCGCGGTGGCGGGCTGCGCCGCGGTGGCCGCCTATGCGCTGCCGCTGCGCCTGAACATCATGGTGGCGATCGCGGTGGCGGTCGCGGTGGGCCTCTTGATGGAGAAATGGCTGCCCGAGACCAAGAGGAGCGCTGCATGA
- a CDS encoding AzlD domain-containing protein: MSWWETAIAILGMGAITLLTRAFFMIPKHELPMPDWLKEGLRYAPLAALAAVIVPEIVMSNGQLIDTWKDARLYATAVGTAYFFWRGGILGTIISGTAVMLALRIGLGW, translated from the coding sequence ATGAGCTGGTGGGAGACCGCGATCGCGATCCTCGGCATGGGGGCGATCACCCTGCTGACGCGTGCCTTCTTCATGATCCCCAAGCATGAGCTGCCGATGCCGGACTGGCTCAAGGAGGGGCTGCGCTATGCGCCGCTGGCCGCGCTGGCCGCGGTGATCGTGCCCGAGATCGTGATGAGCAACGGCCAACTGATCGACACCTGGAAGGACGCGCGGCTCTACGCCACCGCGGTCGGCACCGCCTATTTCTTCTGGCGTGGCGGCATCCTCGGCACCATCATCAGCGGCACCGCGGTGATGCTGGCGCTGCGCATCGGGCTGGGTTGGTAA